CGCCTGACTCTGCTGCGCAGCTACCTGGATCAGCGCCAGCGGGGCCTCACCCAGCGCGAGCGGCTGGTGCGGGACTGGCAGCCGCGGCTGGGCGTCCTGCGCGTGGAGCTGGGCAGCGCGGCCCGGGAGCGCCAGGCCCTGGAGCACTGGCGCGAGCGGCTGCGGATCCGCCTGCGGCTGGAGGAGAGCCGCGCCGAGCGGCGGGCGCTGGATGAGATCGGCCTGCGCGAGAATCGGCGCCGCAACGATCCTGAACACGGAGAGGACTGATGGCCAAGGACCCGAGCAAGACCAGGGGCAAGGACATCGAGGAAGAGGTCGAGGCTCCGCCGCCCCCGCCCCCCAAGAAGAAGCTGGGAGGCCTGCTGATCTGGGCCGGCTACTTCATCCTCAGCACCACCATCATGGTGGGCGTGGCCCTGGTCATCGTGCAGAAGCGCCGGGCCCAGGCACCGGCGGCCGCGGTGCCCCACGCCGCCGTGGACAGCCTGCAGGTCCCCGCCGACAGCGCGGCCCACGCGGACAGCCTGAAGCGGCGACCCGTGGACAGCCTGAA
This genomic interval from Candidatus Delongbacteria bacterium contains the following:
- the fliJ gene encoding flagellar export protein FliJ translates to MDRVKRLDRLLKLRLRRERQASLQLALGLREDEERRRALLESEGQLEEARRIWQDELGGGLAAARLTLLRSYLDQRQRGLTQRERLVRDWQPRLGVLRVELGSAARERQALEHWRERLRIRLRLEESRAERRALDEIGLRENRRRNDPEHGED